The region ACGTAGTTGCCGGCCGGCAGGCCGGCGAACTCATACTGCCCACTGCTGTCCGTGATGAAGCTGTCCACAACCTGATAGGCCATATTTCTCAGGGTCAACGTCGTGCCAGGAAGCCCCGGCTCGCCGGCCTCCCTGGAACCATCCCTGTCCAAGTCGTGCCAGACCACGCCGCGAATGGTGCCGGCCGCCGGCGTGGCGGTCGCGGTAACCGTGGGCGCCGGCGTGACAGTCGCCGATGGGGTGGCCGTCGCCGTTATGGTCGGGGTGGTCGTCTCGGTCGGCGTCGGCGTAGCGGTCGGCGGCTCCGTGGGCGTCGGTGTGAAGGTTTCCGTGGGGGTCGGGGTAGGAGCCGCCGGCAGATGGGCGATGCACAACTGCGGCCGATAGCCTACCTGGGAGAAATCGGAGCTGTAGA is a window of Anaerolineae bacterium DNA encoding:
- a CDS encoding carboxypeptidase regulatory-like domain-containing protein, whose protein sequence is MDRSAATYEVQSLEAERVWVHFNVTAPAGTWVQHPEQNHGLILLGAGPVATTFTFYSSDFSQVGYRPQLCIAHLPAAPTPTPTETFTPTPTEPPTATPTPTETTTPTITATATPSATVTPAPTVTATATPAAGTIRGVVWHDLDRDGSREAGEPGLPGTTLTLRNMAYQVVDSFITDSSGQYEFAGLPAGNYVLSAAFPPGFQPSTADSWIVAVLANWTVTIDFGAWLSGTMTPTPTQTSTPEVVLPARCYIPLLWRE